The following coding sequences lie in one Azospirillum humicireducens genomic window:
- a CDS encoding protein arginine N-methyltransferase, with product MTDTPVPTLLEAAKRFRSNDLAGAEDVCRAILATDPHNAQALHLLGLVAAHTDHPDYALTLFAQAIAENGNDPSFHNSRGSLLFQQGRAAEAEEAFRAGLAINPRLPELHGNLGNALKAQSRLDEAADCFRAALDLRPEAPEMHHFLAATLRELGELEEAERHFRTALEQAPDYLDVHYSLAELLSTRGRLAEAEAEFRIVLAAAPRFVPAQVGLAHVLQSLDRAAEAIEVIEAAREQAPDHPMVKFTRRLIYSNAVPGWHLPMINDFERNEAYKQSLERAVKPDSLVLEIGTGSGIVAMMAARAGAKKVVTCEVNPILARVAKETVARNGYADRIDVVPRLSTQLTVGEGGDLPEKADVFVSELINIGMLAPRMLSVLQHARTHLVKPGGAIIPRASTVYAMLVETPELARINPVESIDGFDMGSFDVFRSPGYQQIDLGADAHTPLSKPFTALDFDFTRNMPEEGERVIDVTIVTAGTCHGVAFWFDLFMDDEVVYKSESRSRTNHWKQAMTFLEKPIALSAGDRLRIVARYDNNQISFGIDGLTGGKGV from the coding sequence ATGACCGACACCCCCGTCCCCACCCTGCTCGAAGCGGCGAAGCGTTTCCGCAGCAACGATCTGGCTGGGGCGGAAGATGTCTGCCGGGCGATCCTGGCGACGGATCCGCACAATGCCCAGGCGCTGCATCTGCTGGGGCTGGTCGCCGCCCACACCGACCATCCCGACTATGCTCTGACCCTGTTCGCCCAGGCCATCGCGGAGAACGGCAACGACCCGTCCTTCCACAACAGCCGCGGCAGCCTCCTCTTCCAGCAGGGCCGTGCGGCGGAGGCGGAGGAGGCGTTCCGCGCCGGCCTCGCCATCAATCCGCGCCTGCCGGAACTGCACGGCAACCTCGGCAACGCGCTGAAGGCGCAGAGCCGGCTGGACGAGGCGGCCGACTGTTTCCGCGCCGCGCTCGACCTGCGGCCCGAGGCGCCGGAGATGCACCATTTCCTCGCCGCCACCCTGCGCGAGCTGGGCGAGCTGGAGGAGGCCGAACGGCATTTCCGCACCGCTCTGGAGCAGGCCCCCGACTATCTCGACGTCCACTACAGCCTGGCGGAACTGCTCTCCACCCGCGGCCGGCTGGCCGAGGCGGAGGCTGAGTTCCGCATCGTGCTGGCCGCCGCCCCGCGCTTCGTCCCGGCCCAGGTCGGGCTCGCCCATGTGCTGCAGAGCCTGGACCGTGCGGCGGAGGCCATCGAGGTGATCGAGGCGGCGCGCGAACAGGCGCCCGACCATCCGATGGTGAAATTCACCCGCCGGCTGATCTATTCGAACGCGGTGCCCGGCTGGCACCTGCCGATGATCAACGATTTCGAGCGGAACGAGGCCTACAAGCAGTCGCTGGAACGGGCGGTCAAGCCCGATTCCCTGGTGCTGGAGATCGGCACCGGCTCCGGCATCGTCGCCATGATGGCGGCGCGTGCGGGCGCGAAGAAGGTGGTGACCTGCGAGGTCAACCCGATCCTCGCCCGCGTCGCCAAGGAAACGGTGGCGCGCAACGGCTATGCCGACCGCATCGACGTGGTGCCGCGCCTGTCCACCCAGCTGACGGTGGGGGAGGGCGGCGATTTGCCGGAGAAGGCCGACGTCTTCGTGTCGGAACTGATCAACATCGGCATGCTGGCCCCGCGCATGCTGTCGGTGCTGCAGCACGCCCGCACCCATCTGGTGAAGCCGGGCGGCGCCATCATCCCGCGCGCCTCCACCGTCTACGCCATGCTGGTGGAGACGCCGGAGCTGGCCCGCATCAACCCGGTGGAGAGCATCGACGGCTTCGACATGGGCAGCTTCGACGTCTTCCGCTCCCCCGGCTACCAGCAGATCGACCTCGGCGCCGACGCCCACACGCCGCTGTCGAAGCCCTTCACCGCGCTGGATTTCGACTTCACCCGCAACATGCCGGAGGAGGGCGAGCGGGTGATCGACGTGACCATCGTCACCGCCGGCACCTGCCACGGCGTCGCCTTCTGGTTCGACCTCTTCATGGACGACGAGGTGGTCTACAAGTCGGAAAGCCGGTCGCGTACCAACCATTGGAAGCAGGCGATGACCTTCCTGGAAAAGCCGATCGCCCTGTCGGCCGGCGACCGCCTGCGCATCGTCGCCCGCTACGACAACAACCAGATCTCCTTCGGGATCGATGGGTTGACGGGGGGTAAGGGCGTTTGA
- the tssM gene encoding type VI secretion system membrane subunit TssM, whose translation MADSRPPKAGAGKPKRRKPAAVPSPHRSVRARWAASLAGALALGLAGWLLLPRLAASLIPHLLAPHLLPTIQADWSVRLLPLVLALAGWVVINRRTDARERAANARLLEALAATRDPELKASLDEIATVRKRLDAVLARLRKRSGGRYLYQLPWYLVIGAPGSGKTTALANAGLGVDAADGSAAGPLAGLAGTRNCDWWFTDRAVLIDTAGRYTTQDSRRAVDGRVWSGLLDLLKEHRPLQPANGVLLTLSLPDLAAWDEAERRNHAILIRQRLNELRVQLGLRLPVYLLLTKADLLDGFTTFFDPLDREARSQVWGLTLPAEERMDGPLPVFRDLYAGLVRRLDERLLDRLHQEPDLRRRGDAFALPLRVAELEPALADIVDTVFGSEHGEETPRLRGLYLTSATQTGGALALLEPDPAVRTSTYFLDRLLPEIVFPEANLARIDRTVERARRRRRALSAVAALMLALLLGGWWLVSARGNAALLERADAGAAAVEAALRPLDTPPRSLARVDDADPAAVLPALDALRALPLAFDDRHGWIDPALAGGLYQGARIAGPAQEAYRRALRSQFLARLALRLEERLRADWALPDQLRHTLRIYRMVGGAEPMDAGALAEWMALDWQRTLPGPANEARRRALGDHLAALFVAGFAPVPPDEALVARVEEVLAQSVPQPTSQSGRAALP comes from the coding sequence ATGGCCGATTCCCGTCCCCCAAAGGCAGGCGCCGGAAAGCCGAAGCGCCGCAAGCCCGCCGCCGTTCCGTCGCCGCACCGCTCCGTCCGTGCCCGCTGGGCGGCGTCGCTGGCCGGCGCGCTGGCGCTGGGACTGGCCGGCTGGCTGCTGCTGCCGCGGCTGGCCGCGTCCCTCATCCCCCATCTGCTGGCCCCCCATCTGCTGCCGACCATCCAGGCCGACTGGAGCGTCCGGCTGCTGCCGCTCGTCCTGGCCCTGGCCGGGTGGGTGGTGATCAACCGCCGCACCGACGCCCGCGAGCGCGCGGCCAACGCCCGCCTGCTGGAGGCGCTGGCCGCCACCCGCGACCCGGAGCTGAAGGCCTCGCTGGACGAGATCGCCACGGTGCGCAAGCGGTTGGACGCGGTGCTGGCGCGGCTGCGCAAGCGGAGCGGCGGCCGTTACCTCTACCAGCTGCCCTGGTATCTGGTGATCGGCGCTCCCGGTTCGGGCAAGACCACGGCGCTGGCCAACGCAGGGCTGGGCGTCGACGCCGCCGACGGCAGCGCGGCCGGGCCGCTGGCCGGCTTGGCCGGCACCCGCAACTGCGACTGGTGGTTCACCGACCGCGCCGTGCTGATCGACACCGCCGGCCGCTACACCACCCAGGACAGCCGGCGCGCGGTGGACGGGCGGGTGTGGTCCGGCCTGCTCGACCTGCTGAAGGAACACCGGCCGCTCCAGCCGGCCAACGGCGTCCTGCTGACGCTCAGCCTGCCGGACCTCGCCGCCTGGGACGAGGCGGAACGGCGCAACCACGCCATCCTGATCCGTCAGCGCCTGAACGAGCTGCGCGTGCAGCTTGGCTTGCGGCTGCCGGTCTATCTGCTGCTGACCAAGGCCGACCTGCTGGACGGCTTCACCACCTTCTTCGATCCGCTGGACCGCGAAGCGCGCTCGCAGGTGTGGGGCCTGACCCTTCCGGCGGAGGAGCGGATGGACGGGCCGCTGCCGGTCTTCCGCGATCTCTATGCCGGGCTGGTGCGGCGGCTGGACGAACGGCTGCTCGACCGGCTGCACCAGGAGCCGGACCTCCGCCGCCGCGGCGACGCCTTCGCCCTGCCTTTGCGCGTGGCGGAGCTGGAACCGGCGCTGGCCGACATCGTCGATACCGTCTTCGGCTCCGAACATGGCGAGGAGACGCCCCGCCTGCGCGGCCTCTACCTGACCAGCGCCACCCAGACCGGCGGGGCGCTCGCCCTGCTGGAGCCCGATCCGGCCGTCCGGACCTCCACCTACTTCCTGGACCGGCTGCTGCCCGAAATCGTCTTTCCCGAAGCCAATCTCGCCCGCATCGACCGGACGGTGGAGCGCGCCCGCCGCCGCCGCCGCGCCCTGTCGGCCGTCGCCGCGCTGATGCTGGCCCTGCTGCTCGGCGGCTGGTGGCTGGTCAGTGCCCGCGGCAATGCCGCCCTGCTGGAACGCGCCGATGCAGGCGCCGCGGCGGTGGAGGCGGCGCTGCGCCCGCTCGACACGCCGCCGCGGTCGCTGGCGCGGGTGGACGATGCCGACCCGGCGGCGGTCCTGCCGGCGCTGGACGCCCTGCGCGCCCTGCCGCTGGCTTTCGACGACCGTCACGGCTGGATAGACCCGGCGCTGGCCGGCGGCCTCTACCAGGGGGCCCGCATCGCCGGCCCGGCGCAGGAGGCCTACCGCCGCGCCCTGCGCAGCCAGTTCCTGGCCCGCCTCGCCCTGCGGCTGGAGGAGCGGCTGCGTGCCGACTGGGCCTTGCCCGACCAGCTGCGCCACACCCTGCGCATCTACCGCATGGTCGGCGGGGCGGAGCCGATGGATGCCGGTGCGCTGGCGGAATGGATGGCTCTGGACTGGCAGCGCACGCTGCCCGGCCCGGCCAACGAGGCGCGCCGGCGTGCGCTGGGCGACCATCTGGCCGCACTGTTCGTCGCCGGCTTCGCTCCGGTCCCGCCCGATGAGGCGCTGGTCGCCCGTGTCGAGGAGGTGCTGGCCCAATCCGTTCCCCAACCGACCTCCCAATCCGGCCGGGCCGCGCTGCCATGA
- the icmH gene encoding type IVB secretion system protein IcmH/DotU, translating to MQADDRADGVELLVEAVPPPVPDTPNPPPRRRDSLNPLLTVAAPVLALAGTLHDRALADPPRAAATAALERFDREAAASGLDPDDIRAARIALAATLDDVARAAGHGGAPVAEPGAGVRFFDLLDGMLGDPRRHRHALELFYACLSLGFEGRFRDKPGGAHDLARLRDELYRILRRARGDAAAELSPAWAGVTEPFRPLGGTLSGGLPGWLLWAAVALGLSGLYVHLAGTLDRQAEPVAARIAALLPDRPIEIARMVPPPPPTAGPALIARITGQLAPEIRIGAVEVLAGEDGALVIRIPAAAMFATGSDAVKARHRAIVERVGQTLAAEPGSVRVVAHTDDQTPPGGRLPTAQALTDARAESVRKLLERSLPPARLSAEGHGDQEPVALNDTPAGRDANRRIDIRLYPQ from the coding sequence ATGCAGGCGGACGACCGAGCGGACGGAGTGGAGTTGCTGGTGGAGGCCGTGCCCCCGCCCGTCCCCGACACCCCGAATCCGCCTCCGCGCCGCCGCGACTCCCTCAACCCGCTGCTGACGGTCGCTGCTCCGGTTCTGGCGCTGGCCGGGACCTTGCACGACCGTGCCCTCGCCGATCCGCCCCGCGCCGCCGCCACCGCCGCGCTGGAGCGCTTCGACCGCGAGGCCGCCGCGTCCGGCCTCGACCCCGACGACATCCGCGCGGCCCGGATCGCGCTGGCCGCCACCCTTGACGACGTCGCCCGCGCCGCCGGCCATGGCGGGGCGCCGGTGGCGGAACCCGGTGCCGGGGTGCGCTTCTTCGACCTGCTCGACGGCATGCTGGGCGACCCCCGCCGCCACCGCCATGCGCTGGAGCTGTTCTACGCCTGCCTGTCGCTGGGCTTCGAGGGGCGGTTCCGCGACAAGCCCGGCGGTGCCCACGACCTCGCCCGCCTGCGCGACGAGCTGTACCGAATCCTGCGCCGGGCCCGCGGCGACGCGGCGGCGGAGCTGTCGCCGGCCTGGGCCGGGGTGACGGAGCCGTTCCGCCCGCTGGGCGGCACCCTGTCCGGCGGCTTGCCGGGCTGGCTGCTCTGGGCGGCAGTGGCGCTGGGTCTGTCCGGCCTCTATGTCCATCTCGCCGGCACCCTCGACCGGCAGGCGGAGCCGGTGGCCGCCCGCATCGCGGCATTGCTGCCCGACCGCCCGATCGAGATCGCGCGGATGGTCCCGCCGCCGCCGCCCACCGCCGGCCCCGCCCTGATCGCACGGATAACCGGACAGCTCGCTCCCGAAATCCGCATCGGCGCCGTCGAGGTTCTGGCGGGGGAGGACGGTGCCCTGGTGATCCGCATCCCGGCGGCGGCGATGTTCGCCACCGGCAGCGACGCGGTGAAGGCCCGCCACCGCGCCATCGTGGAGCGGGTGGGCCAGACCCTGGCGGCGGAGCCCGGCAGTGTCCGGGTGGTCGCCCACACCGACGACCAGACCCCGCCCGGCGGGCGCCTTCCCACCGCCCAGGCGCTGACCGATGCCCGCGCCGAATCGGTGCGCAAGCTGCTGGAGCGCAGCCTGCCGCCCGCCCGCCTGTCGGCCGAAGGCCATGGCGACCAGGAGCCCGTCGCCCTGAACGACACGCCCGCCGGGCGCGACGCCAACCGGCGGATCGACATCCGCCTCTACCCGCAATAG
- the tagF gene encoding type VI secretion system-associated protein TagF → MMGSFGTPRGADPVMGFHGKVPARGDFIGHGLPAAVLAPWDRWLSVALGEAGRRLGGEWGPLFAQGPVWRFALSAGLCGGAALVGVWMPSADRVGRQYPFTIAAGLPAGFDIADSPAACAAWLARAEALAADACRAGADVEGLPARLAILGRPEPERVSPATRALLNRLSGPLGGDASLWWTRGAGRVAPSLLSCSGLPAGPRLTAFLDGAWERWGWENAGEG, encoded by the coding sequence ATGATGGGATCGTTCGGCACGCCGCGCGGCGCCGATCCGGTGATGGGCTTCCATGGCAAGGTACCGGCTCGCGGCGATTTCATCGGCCACGGACTGCCGGCGGCGGTTCTCGCCCCCTGGGACCGCTGGCTGTCGGTTGCCTTGGGCGAGGCCGGGCGGCGGCTTGGCGGCGAGTGGGGTCCGCTGTTCGCCCAAGGTCCGGTCTGGCGCTTCGCCCTGTCCGCCGGCCTGTGCGGCGGCGCCGCACTGGTGGGTGTGTGGATGCCCAGCGCCGACCGGGTCGGCCGCCAGTACCCTTTCACCATCGCGGCGGGTCTGCCCGCCGGCTTCGACATAGCCGACTCCCCCGCCGCCTGTGCCGCGTGGCTGGCCCGTGCCGAGGCGCTGGCGGCGGACGCCTGCCGCGCCGGCGCCGACGTGGAGGGGCTGCCGGCCCGACTCGCCATCCTCGGCCGTCCGGAACCCGAGCGCGTCAGCCCCGCCACCCGCGCCCTGCTGAACCGCCTGTCCGGCCCGCTCGGCGGGGATGCCAGCCTGTGGTGGACCCGCGGCGCCGGCCGCGTCGCCCCGTCGCTTCTGTCCTGCTCCGGCCTTCCCGCCGGCCCGCGCCTGACCGCCTTCCTCGACGGCGCCTGGGAGCGCTGGGGCTGGGAGAACGCCGGCGAGGGGTAG